In Rhodospirillales bacterium, the following are encoded in one genomic region:
- a CDS encoding Rne/Rng family ribonuclease: MIDEIICSRFDGGMDVALREAGQVIQMVVVSDGGNDHVGNVVLGRVTGILKGMEACFVDLGTDKSGFLSMSQRSHNDDANSERNAAIHEGAEVLVQVTKAPQAGKGAGLTRNIGLPGRFLVFTPFQPRIAVSKRITDDDTRAKLEQTVSDFRGDEANGGFIVRTVAEDADVDALKADAENLRSTWAGIQQAKVGATPPLLLYGEGVGLSEVLRDHGHENLRRVVVDDAGMENEAKAFFETYLSGAATKIELWGEEDPLFEALGIEDEIDAALSTEVSLPCGGSMLIEETQALTAIDINSGRNTGRNDGAGGHAQTIFETNMEAAHDLPRQLRLRNQGGMVVIDFIHMDNDDHCEKVLECLMEGLKRDPAFIEATGFSALGLVELSRRRGAGPLREQLDRVED, from the coding sequence ATGATCGATGAAATAATTTGCAGCCGCTTTGACGGTGGTATGGATGTCGCCCTGCGCGAAGCGGGCCAGGTGATCCAGATGGTCGTGGTGAGCGATGGCGGCAATGATCATGTGGGCAATGTGGTTTTGGGCCGGGTGACCGGCATCTTAAAGGGCATGGAAGCCTGTTTTGTCGATCTTGGCACCGATAAATCAGGGTTTTTGTCTATGTCACAGCGCAGTCACAATGATGATGCGAACAGCGAACGCAATGCGGCCATCCACGAAGGCGCTGAAGTGCTGGTTCAGGTCACCAAAGCCCCTCAGGCGGGCAAGGGGGCCGGGCTGACGCGCAACATTGGCCTTCCCGGGCGGTTTCTGGTGTTCACCCCGTTCCAGCCCCGGATCGCCGTTTCAAAGCGCATCACCGATGATGATACCCGCGCCAAGCTGGAACAAACCGTCTCTGATTTTAGGGGGGATGAAGCAAACGGGGGTTTTATCGTGCGCACCGTTGCCGAAGATGCCGATGTTGATGCGTTGAAGGCGGACGCAGAAAATTTGCGCAGTACCTGGGCCGGTATCCAGCAAGCAAAGGTCGGTGCTACGCCACCCCTGTTGCTTTATGGCGAAGGGGTCGGGCTTTCAGAAGTTCTGCGCGATCATGGCCATGAAAACTTGCGTCGGGTCGTGGTGGATGATGCGGGCATGGAAAATGAAGCAAAGGCTTTTTTCGAAACCTATCTTTCCGGTGCTGCGACCAAGATTGAACTTTGGGGTGAAGAAGATCCCTTGTTCGAAGCGCTGGGCATTGAAGATGAAATTGATGCGGCACTGTCTACGGAAGTATCCTTGCCGTGCGGGGGGTCCATGTTGATTGAGGAAACCCAGGCATTGACGGCCATCGATATTAATTCAGGCCGCAACACCGGGCGCAATGACGGTGCCGGTGGGCATGCGCAAACCATCTTTGAAACCAATATGGAAGCCGCCCATGATTTGCCGCGCCAGCTCCGCCTGCGCAATCAAGGCGGCATGGTGGTGATTGATTTCATTCATATGGACAATGATGACCATTGCGAAAAGGTGCTTGAATGCCTCATGGAAGGCTTAAAGCGCGACCCGGCCTTTATCGAAGCCACAGGGTTTTCGGCCCTTGGTCTGGTCGAACTGTCTCGTCGTCGTGGGGCCGGGCCATTGCGCGAACAACTGGACCGCGTCGAAGATTAA
- the maf gene encoding septum formation protein Maf, which yields MAPPETFVLASASPRRRDLLVQIGRDPDLILPPDIDETPRLRETPVAYAGRMAREKAELIAARDEVRSESRGAFVLGADTVVACGRRILPKGDDAQTARACLALLSGRRHRVLGAVAVVTPDGKTHERLVSTAVSFKRLEACEIDRYIASGEWEGKAGAYAIQGLASIFVKALNGSYSNVVGLPLFEVNALLDGLGCYVPETRFKKEE from the coding sequence ATGGCGCCACCGGAGACGTTCGTTCTTGCTTCCGCATCGCCGCGACGCCGCGACCTGTTGGTCCAGATCGGTCGCGATCCTGATTTGATTTTACCCCCCGACATTGATGAAACCCCGCGCCTGCGTGAAACCCCGGTGGCTTATGCCGGGCGCATGGCCCGCGAAAAGGCTGAGCTCATTGCGGCACGCGATGAGGTGCGCAGTGAATCCCGGGGTGCGTTTGTTTTGGGGGCGGATACCGTTGTTGCCTGTGGGCGGCGCATTCTGCCAAAAGGTGATGATGCTCAAACCGCCCGCGCATGTCTTGCGTTGCTTTCGGGGCGTCGTCACCGGGTGCTGGGTGCTGTGGCCGTGGTCACGCCCGATGGGAAAACCCATGAAAGGCTTGTCTCCACCGCTGTTTCTTTCAAACGTCTGGAAGCATGCGAGATTGATCGCTATATCGCTTCGGGGGAATGGGAAGGCAAGGCCGGGGCCTATGCCATACAGGGCCTTGCCAGCATCTTTGTGAAGGCCCTGAACGGGTCGTATTCCAACGTGGTTGGATTGCCATTATTTGAAGTGAATGCCCTGCTTGATGGGCTTGGTTGTTATGTGCCGGAAACCCGGTTTAAAAAGGAAGAGTAA
- the infA gene encoding translation initiation factor IF-1: protein MAKKDDAIEFAGEVSELLPNAMFRVKLDDNDHEILAYTSGKMRKHRIRVLVGDKVNVEMTPYDLTKGRITFRFK, encoded by the coding sequence ATGGCCAAAAAAGACGATGCCATCGAATTTGCGGGCGAAGTAAGCGAATTGCTTCCCAATGCGATGTTCCGCGTTAAGCTCGACGATAATGATCATGAAATCCTTGCCTATACCTCAGGCAAAATGCGCAAGCATCGCATCCGCGTTCTCGTGGGCGATAAGGTCAATGTGGAAATGACTCCCTATGACCTGACCAAAGGGCGCATTACTTTCCGTTTCAAATAA
- the hisD gene encoding histidinol dehydrogenase, which translates to MVTRLNFSDSDFKAKFSAKLSARSDAASDVNGDVAKILDGVRTRGDGAVIEYTERFDDLALTPDTMKISADEMAAAEKACPKDALDALSMAASRIEDYHKRQMPKDESYVDAQGVRLGWRWRPIGAVGVYVPGGKASYPSSVLMNVIPARIAGVPRIAMAVPAPGGVINPLVLAAARISGVTEAYRIGGAQAVGALAYGTDTIAPVDKITGPGNAWVAAAKRQVFGTVGIDMIAGPSEILVVADGENDPDWIAIDLLSQAEHDTNAQSILITDDAGFADRVEDAVAARLKTLPRAKIAGTSWSENGVIITVDRLDQVPALVDDIAPEHLELAVEDPQSLADAVNNAGAIFMGRFTPEAVGDYVAGPNHVLPTNRSARFSSPLSVFDFIKRSSIIACDGAALGAIGPSAVALAEAEGLDAHALSIAIRLNLPLSR; encoded by the coding sequence ATGGTAACTAGACTTAATTTTTCCGATTCTGATTTTAAGGCAAAATTTTCCGCCAAACTTTCGGCGCGCAGTGATGCAGCATCAGATGTAAATGGCGATGTTGCCAAAATTCTGGATGGGGTGCGCACCCGTGGTGATGGGGCGGTGATCGAATACACCGAACGTTTCGATGATTTGGCGCTGACACCGGACACCATGAAAATTAGCGCAGACGAAATGGCGGCGGCTGAAAAAGCCTGTCCCAAAGATGCTCTGGATGCGCTTTCAATGGCGGCGTCGCGCATTGAAGATTACCACAAGCGCCAAATGCCAAAAGATGAAAGCTATGTCGATGCGCAAGGCGTGCGGCTTGGCTGGCGCTGGCGGCCCATTGGGGCAGTTGGGGTTTATGTGCCCGGTGGAAAGGCATCTTATCCGTCTTCGGTGTTGATGAATGTTATTCCAGCGCGCATTGCCGGTGTTCCCCGGATCGCTATGGCGGTGCCCGCACCCGGCGGGGTGATTAACCCGCTGGTTTTAGCGGCGGCCCGCATCAGTGGCGTCACCGAAGCCTATCGCATTGGCGGCGCACAGGCCGTGGGTGCATTGGCCTATGGCACCGATACCATTGCCCCGGTGGATAAAATTACCGGTCCCGGCAATGCCTGGGTAGCGGCGGCCAAGCGCCAGGTGTTTGGCACCGTTGGCATCGATATGATTGCCGGCCCATCGGAAATTCTGGTGGTGGCCGATGGGGAAAACGATCCCGACTGGATTGCCATTGATCTTTTGTCTCAGGCTGAACACGACACCAACGCCCAGTCTATTTTGATCACCGATGATGCAGGGTTTGCAGACCGGGTCGAAGACGCGGTTGCGGCACGGCTTAAAACATTGCCGCGTGCAAAAATTGCGGGCACCAGTTGGTCTGAAAATGGCGTCATCATTACCGTGGATCGTCTGGATCAGGTGCCAGCCTTGGTCGATGACATCGCACCGGAACATCTTGAACTGGCGGTCGAAGACCCGCAATCGTTGGCCGATGCTGTCAACAACGCGGGCGCGATCTTCATGGGGCGCTTTACGCCTGAAGCAGTGGGCGATTATGTAGCCGGGCCCAATCACGTTTTGCCGACCAACCGTTCGGCCCGTTTTTCATCCCCCCTTTCGGTGTTTGATTTCATCAAACGCAGTTCCATCATTGCCTGTGATGGGGCAGCACTTGGGGCCATTGGGCCAAGCGCGGTTGCCTTGGCCGAAGCCGAAGGTCTGGATGCGCACGCGTTATCCATCGCCATTCGTTTGAATTTGCCTCTTTCACGCTAA
- a CDS encoding ATP phosphoribosyltransferase, with amino-acid sequence MRDNEPLVMALPKGRIFTEARPLLSAAGIELEAEFDNPKTRKLRFHTNNPMLDIISVRSFDVATIVAFGGAQLGIAGSDVLDEFDYTEIYAPLDLGIGKCHIAVAEPIETAASDDPRRWSHVRVATKYPEITRSYFAARGVQAECIKLNGAMELAPSLGLCQRIVDLVSTGATMAANGLVEVERIAEVSSRLVVNRAALKTRTEEVNSLIDAVGVAVKGAANGAANGN; translated from the coding sequence ATGCGTGACAACGAACCATTGGTAATGGCCCTGCCCAAGGGGCGCATCTTTACAGAGGCGCGCCCGTTGCTGTCGGCTGCCGGGATTGAACTGGAAGCAGAGTTCGATAACCCCAAAACGCGCAAGCTGCGGTTTCACACCAACAATCCCATGCTCGATATTATCAGCGTGCGGTCTTTTGATGTGGCGACCATCGTCGCCTTTGGTGGCGCACAATTGGGCATTGCAGGGTCTGATGTTTTGGATGAATTCGATTACACAGAAATTTATGCCCCCCTTGATCTGGGCATTGGCAAATGTCACATCGCGGTAGCGGAACCAATTGAAACCGCGGCCAGCGATGATCCCAGACGGTGGTCCCACGTTCGGGTGGCCACCAAATATCCTGAAATCACCCGAAGCTATTTTGCCGCGCGCGGGGTTCAGGCGGAATGTATCAAATTGAACGGTGCCATGGAATTGGCGCCATCGCTGGGGCTGTGCCAACGCATCGTCGATCTGGTATCCACCGGTGCGACCATGGCTGCCAATGGATTGGTTGAGGTGGAACGCATCGCCGAGGTTTCTTCGCGCCTTGTGGTTAACCGCGCGGCATTGAAAACCCGGACCGAAGAGGTCAACAGCCTGATTGATGCCGTTGGTGTTGCGGTTAAGGGTGCAGCCAATGGTGCGGCCAATGGTAACTAG
- a CDS encoding DUF2948 family protein produces MSREPLKLRAIDSDDLDVLGAFLQDALVPVCDMQFIPNERRFVLVANRFCWERVDFSEKPADGAQKIDGIDEKPVFERVLCGITFENVEKTKIRGFSQAAARDDDQILEVLDIQVEGNALTLIFSGDAAVCLEVAGIDIFAQDMGEFWPTLRQPHHPDEDAP; encoded by the coding sequence GTGAGCCGAGAGCCGCTTAAACTGCGCGCCATTGATTCCGATGATCTGGACGTGCTGGGTGCATTCTTGCAAGATGCGCTGGTGCCTGTCTGTGACATGCAATTCATCCCCAATGAACGCCGTTTCGTGCTGGTTGCCAACCGTTTTTGCTGGGAACGGGTTGATTTTTCCGAAAAACCCGCCGATGGCGCGCAAAAAATAGATGGTATCGATGAAAAACCTGTTTTCGAGCGTGTTTTATGTGGAATTACCTTCGAAAATGTCGAAAAAACGAAGATTAGAGGGTTTTCACAGGCTGCTGCCCGTGATGACGACCAAATTCTGGAAGTGCTGGACATACAGGTCGAAGGCAATGCCCTGACTCTGATCTTTTCTGGTGATGCTGCCGTCTGTCTTGAGGTTGCCGGGATCGATATTTTTGCCCAGGACATGGGCGAATTCTGGCCCACCTTGCGCCAACCCCATCACCCCGATGAGGATGCACCATAA
- the murA gene encoding UDP-N-acetylglucosamine 1-carboxyvinyltransferase codes for MDRIRIRGGKRLKGKIPISGAKNAGLPLMAASLLSEEPLLLGNLPHLADISTMASLLGELGVEIAMEGDAPNGGHFGRVLSLKAGKIASTTAPYDLVCRMRASVLVLGGLVAREGVARVSLPGGCAIGNRPVDLHLKGLEQLGAKIDVQNGYIEARAPKGLKGGHVVFPFISVGATENLMMAACLARGESVLSNVAKEPEVTDLGKCLIAMGAEINGLGTDTLTIQGNKSLHGATHNVIADRIETGTYAMAAAMTGGDVELVGPDIAHNEALIDVLRMAGIKVTETKKGFRVSLGRGRIKGVDVMTEPYPGFPTDLQAQMMAMMSVASGAAMITETIFENRFMHVPELSRMGANITVHGGSAMVRGQKSLTGAEVMATDLRASVSLVLAGLVADGETVVNRVYHLDRGYEKLEDKLSACGADIVRLKQ; via the coding sequence ATGGATAGAATTCGGATCAGGGGCGGCAAACGCCTTAAGGGTAAAATCCCCATCTCAGGTGCCAAGAATGCGGGCCTGCCGTTGATGGCGGCCAGCCTGTTATCAGAAGAGCCATTGTTGCTTGGCAATCTGCCCCATCTTGCAGACATATCAACCATGGCCAGCTTGCTGGGCGAGCTGGGCGTGGAAATTGCCATGGAGGGCGATGCCCCCAATGGCGGGCACTTTGGCCGGGTGTTGAGCCTGAAGGCAGGTAAAATTGCATCGACCACGGCGCCCTATGATCTGGTGTGCCGGATGCGTGCATCGGTTCTGGTGTTGGGTGGTTTGGTGGCCCGCGAAGGGGTTGCCCGGGTGTCTTTGCCGGGCGGCTGTGCCATCGGCAACCGGCCCGTGGATTTGCACCTGAAAGGTCTGGAACAACTGGGCGCCAAAATTGATGTCCAAAATGGCTATATCGAGGCGCGCGCGCCAAAGGGATTGAAGGGCGGCCATGTGGTCTTCCCGTTTATTTCTGTGGGCGCTACGGAAAACCTGATGATGGCTGCATGTCTTGCCCGTGGGGAAAGCGTGCTGTCCAATGTGGCAAAAGAGCCGGAAGTGACGGATCTTGGCAAATGTTTGATTGCCATGGGGGCCGAAATCAATGGTCTGGGTACCGATACCCTGACCATTCAGGGCAATAAATCTTTGCACGGTGCCACCCATAATGTGATCGCAGACCGGATTGAAACCGGCACCTATGCCATGGCGGCGGCGATGACGGGGGGCGACGTAGAGCTGGTTGGTCCCGATATCGCCCACAATGAAGCCCTGATTGATGTGCTTCGCATGGCCGGCATCAAAGTGACGGAGACCAAAAAGGGTTTCAGGGTGTCGCTGGGCCGTGGGCGGATCAAGGGCGTTGATGTGATGACGGAACCCTATCCCGGTTTCCCCACAGACCTCCAAGCACAGATGATGGCCATGATGTCTGTTGCATCGGGGGCTGCCATGATTACCGAAACCATTTTTGAAAACCGCTTCATGCATGTGCCGGAACTCAGCCGCATGGGTGCCAATATTACCGTCCATGGGGGGTCCGCCATGGTGCGGGGCCAAAAAAGCCTGACCGGTGCCGAAGTGATGGCAACGGACCTGCGGGCATCCGTCAGCCTGGTGCTGGCGGGGCTGGTGGCCGATGGCGAAACCGTGGTCAACCGGGTCTATCATCTGGACCGAGGGTATGAGAAACTGGAAGATAAATTATCTGCCTGTGGTGCAGATATTGTTCGTCTCAAACAGTAA
- a CDS encoding dCTP deaminase: MGILPDAWIRDQATNHGMIEPFVEAQKRDGVISYGVSSYGYDARVSEEFKIFTNVDSAIVDPKDFDQKGFVDRPGPVCVIPPNSFALARTVEYFRIPRDVLVVCLGKSTYARCGIIVNVTPLEPEWEGHVTLEFSNTTPLPAKIYANEGACQFLFFKGEGDCDVSYADRAGKYMGQKGVTLPKL, translated from the coding sequence ATGGGCATCTTGCCCGACGCCTGGATCAGGGATCAGGCAACAAATCACGGTATGATCGAGCCTTTCGTTGAAGCCCAGAAGCGTGATGGCGTGATCTCTTATGGGGTGTCTTCTTATGGTTATGACGCCCGGGTTTCCGAAGAATTCAAGATTTTCACCAATGTCGATTCGGCCATCGTCGATCCAAAAGATTTCGACCAAAAGGGCTTTGTCGATCGCCCAGGCCCGGTTTGCGTTATTCCGCCCAACAGTTTTGCGCTGGCCCGCACGGTGGAATATTTCCGCATTCCCCGCGACGTGTTGGTGGTCTGTTTGGGAAAATCCACCTACGCCCGATGCGGCATCATCGTCAACGTGACCCCGTTGGAGCCGGAATGGGAAGGCCACGTGACATTGGAATTTTCAAACACGACGCCGTTGCCCGCAAAAATTTATGCCAATGAAGGTGCGTGTCAGTTCTTGTTCTTCAAGGGTGAGGGCGATTGCGACGTGTCGTATGCTGATCGCGCCGGTAAATATATGGGTCAAAAGGGCGTGACCCTGCCCAAGCTTTAG
- a CDS encoding DUF952 domain-containing protein, whose product MCKAEEWQAAEAAGVYGGSSQDIADGFIHFSTAEHIVASAAKHRAGQDGLILLSVDPDPLGDAVKWEEARGGILFPHVYGGLPVSAVTKTDPLALDEDGTHIFPDLG is encoded by the coding sequence ATGTGCAAGGCTGAAGAATGGCAGGCCGCAGAGGCAGCAGGGGTGTATGGCGGATCATCCCAGGATATCGCAGACGGCTTCATCCATTTTTCAACGGCTGAGCACATCGTTGCCAGCGCCGCAAAACACCGTGCCGGTCAGGATGGATTGATATTGTTAAGCGTTGATCCAGACCCACTGGGCGATGCGGTAAAGTGGGAAGAAGCCCGCGGCGGGATTTTATTCCCCCATGTCTATGGCGGTCTCCCCGTTTCCGCCGTCACCAAAACCGACCCTTTGGCTTTGGACGAGGACGGCACACACATCTTCCCCGACCTTGGCTAA
- a CDS encoding squalene/phytoene synthase family protein, producing MTELQPNLSPNLSPKVAPGKSASTRSSFYWAMRILPRERRDGIYAVYGFCRIVDDIADGPGSLPEKQAGLKFWRNEIRALFANEPVSHGAAKALIPVIKRFDLHADDFLAIIEGMEMDAAERMLAPGILELELYCRRAAGAVGMLSASVFGLPRPEGRSLALSLGQALQFTNFLRDLGADAVAGRLYVPRQFLEAHGIESRDPKTVLAHPNFPKVAADMAKIADERFYSARRVLKACPKTPSRPARMMIGVYEDLLARLRHRGFAPDVIDQRLRLSRFRRLILAIKACLE from the coding sequence GTGACAGAACTTCAGCCGAACTTATCCCCGAACTTGTCCCCGAAGGTGGCACCGGGCAAAAGTGCCTCAACCCGATCTTCTTTTTACTGGGCCATGCGGATTTTGCCCCGCGAACGCCGTGATGGCATCTATGCGGTGTATGGGTTTTGCCGCATTGTCGATGATATTGCCGATGGGCCAGGGTCGCTCCCTGAAAAACAGGCGGGCCTAAAATTTTGGCGCAATGAAATCCGAGCCCTGTTCGCAAATGAGCCCGTCAGCCATGGGGCCGCAAAAGCATTGATCCCGGTCATCAAACGGTTTGATCTTCATGCCGATGATTTTCTTGCCATCATTGAAGGCATGGAAATGGATGCGGCCGAACGCATGCTCGCCCCGGGCATTTTGGAATTAGAGCTTTATTGCCGCAGGGCTGCCGGGGCCGTTGGCATGTTGTCGGCCTCGGTGTTTGGCCTGCCGCGCCCCGAAGGGCGCAGCCTTGCCTTGTCTTTGGGCCAAGCGTTGCAGTTTACTAATTTTTTGCGCGATCTTGGCGCAGACGCAGTGGCGGGTCGCCTGTACGTGCCCCGACAATTTCTGGAAGCCCATGGTATTGAAAGCCGGGACCCAAAGACTGTATTGGCCCACCCCAACTTTCCCAAAGTGGCCGCGGACATGGCGAAAATCGCCGATGAACGGTTCTATTCGGCACGCCGGGTTTTGAAGGCGTGCCCCAAAACCCCATCCCGCCCGGCCCGGATGATGATCGGGGTCTATGAAGACCTGTTGGCCAGACTTCGCCATCGTGGCTTTGCCCCCGATGTCATTGACCAACGCTTGCGCCTGTCACGGTTTCGCCGCCTGATCCTCGCCATCAAGGCCTGCCTGGAATAA
- the dxs gene encoding 1-deoxy-D-xylulose-5-phosphate synthase, producing MTETNTTPLLDTIASPADLRELAESDLRQVADELRIETIDAVSITGGHLGAGLGVVELTVALHYVFSTPDDRLIWDVGHQSYPHKILTERRERIRTLRQGGGLSGFTKRSESKYDPFGTAHSSTSISAGLGMAVARDLAGGDNEVICVIGDGAMSAGMAYEAMNNAGFMDSRLIVILNDNDMSIAPPVGAMSAYLSRLISSKSYRSLRHFGKVMADKFPRPIKQAAQRAEEYARGMVTGGTLFEELGFFYIGPIDGHNLDHLLPVLKNIRDSKETGPVLLHVVTKKGHGYGPAEEAPDKHHGVSRFDVVTGKQVKAKTNAPVYTKVFANALVEEATRDEKIVAITAAMPSGTGLDVFAEQYPERTFDVGIAEQHAVTFAAGLATEGLKPFCAIYSTFLQRGYDQIVHDVAIQGLPVRFVLDRAGLVGADGATHAGAFDIAYLGCLPGFVLMAPSDEAELVHMVATAAAIDDRPSALRYPRGEGVGVELPATGTALEIGKGRILREGNTVAMLSFGTRLGECLKAADDLGAQGWSVTVADARFAKPLDEDLVAQLARNHQVLVIIEEGAVGGFAAHVLKFLADQGLAESGLKVRPMMLPDRFIDHDAPKIQYAKAGLDADSIVATVLSALGESGHQNTTIA from the coding sequence ATGACTGAAACCAACACCACACCATTGCTGGATACCATCGCATCGCCCGCCGATTTGCGCGAATTGGCAGAAAGTGACCTGCGCCAGGTCGCTGATGAATTGCGCATCGAAACCATTGATGCGGTTTCCATCACCGGCGGCCATTTGGGGGCCGGGCTTGGGGTTGTGGAATTGACCGTGGCCCTTCATTACGTTTTTTCCACCCCCGATGATCGCCTAATCTGGGATGTTGGCCATCAGAGCTATCCCCACAAGATATTGACCGAACGCCGTGAGCGCATCCGCACCTTGCGCCAAGGCGGCGGCCTGTCCGGGTTTACCAAACGGTCTGAAAGCAAATACGACCCCTTTGGTACGGCGCATAGTTCTACATCAATTTCCGCCGGGCTGGGCATGGCCGTTGCGCGCGATCTGGCCGGTGGCGACAACGAAGTGATTTGTGTGATCGGCGATGGCGCCATGAGTGCCGGCATGGCCTATGAAGCCATGAACAATGCGGGCTTTATGGATTCGCGCCTGATCGTCATTTTGAACGACAACGATATGTCCATTGCCCCACCCGTTGGTGCCATGAGCGCGTATTTATCGCGGCTGATTTCATCGAAATCCTATCGCTCCCTTCGCCACTTCGGCAAGGTGATGGCAGATAAATTCCCCCGGCCCATTAAACAGGCCGCCCAACGGGCAGAAGAATACGCCCGTGGCATGGTGACCGGTGGCACTTTGTTCGAAGAGCTTGGCTTTTTCTATATCGGCCCGATCGATGGCCATAATCTGGATCATCTTTTGCCGGTGCTGAAAAACATCCGCGATTCAAAAGAAACAGGCCCGGTCTTGCTCCATGTGGTGACCAAAAAAGGCCACGGCTATGGCCCGGCAGAAGAAGCCCCTGACAAACATCACGGCGTTAGCCGGTTTGATGTGGTCACCGGCAAACAGGTGAAAGCAAAAACCAACGCCCCGGTCTATACCAAAGTGTTTGCCAATGCGCTGGTGGAAGAAGCCACGCGCGATGAAAAAATTGTCGCCATTACTGCCGCCATGCCATCGGGCACCGGGTTGGATGTGTTTGCAGAACAATATCCTGAACGGACATTCGATGTGGGCATCGCCGAACAACATGCGGTGACCTTTGCCGCAGGGCTTGCCACAGAAGGGCTGAAGCCATTTTGTGCCATTTATTCAACGTTCCTGCAGCGGGGCTACGACCAGATCGTGCACGATGTTGCCATTCAGGGCCTGCCTGTGCGCTTTGTGCTGGACCGGGCCGGGCTGGTTGGGGCCGATGGGGCAACCCATGCCGGGGCCTTTGATATTGCCTATCTTGGCTGTTTGCCGGGCTTTGTGTTGATGGCCCCTTCGGATGAAGCGGAACTGGTTCATATGGTTGCCACTGCTGCGGCCATTGATGACCGGCCCAGCGCGCTGCGCTATCCGCGCGGCGAAGGGGTTGGGGTTGAACTGCCCGCCACCGGCACGGCGCTGGAAATTGGCAAGGGCCGTATTTTGCGCGAAGGCAATACCGTGGCCATGCTCAGTTTTGGTACGCGTCTTGGGGAATGTCTCAAGGCCGCCGATGACCTGGGCGCGCAGGGCTGGTCCGTAACGGTGGCCGATGCCCGGTTTGCCAAACCGCTGGATGAAGATTTGGTCGCCCAATTGGCGCGCAACCATCAGGTTTTGGTGATCATCGAAGAAGGCGCTGTTGGCGGCTTTGCAGCCCACGTCCTGAAATTTCTGGCAGATCAGGGCTTGGCCGAAAGCGGCCTGAAAGTGCGCCCGATGATGTTGCCCGATCGCTTTATCGATCATGATGCGCCCAAAATCCAATACGCCAAAGCCGGGCTGGATGCAGACAGCATCGTTGCCACGGTGCTTTCCGCCCTGGGCGAAAGCGGGCATCAAAACACAACCATTGCCTGA
- a CDS encoding squalene/phytoene synthase family protein: protein MDRAFPSKQAGEENFPVASFLTPVWARDAIRNFYTFARTGDDIADDPSLKKEEKLARLDALRASLSPERQIFGGDLIKAFVQDVYKNRYSNWDELLAYCALSAAPVGHFFLDLYGERDWRAKHAVDALCAALQILNHLQDCGDDYKTLDRVYIPEPWFSDECVSVAALGEDRSTPGLKKVFDRVLIDVEALLDDAMVLPRVVKGRRLAMEAGVFVAVGRGLVWMLMRKDPLSQRVALSRIGFGLAVVFGGLWGLIANCRKIQ from the coding sequence ATGGATAGGGCATTTCCCAGCAAACAGGCAGGGGAAGAAAACTTTCCCGTAGCTTCGTTTTTGACCCCGGTTTGGGCCCGTGACGCCATCCGTAATTTTTACACCTTTGCCCGCACCGGCGATGATATCGCCGATGACCCCAGCTTAAAGAAGGAAGAAAAACTTGCGCGCCTTGATGCCCTGCGCGCGAGCTTAAGCCCGGAGCGCCAAATTTTTGGCGGTGACCTGATCAAGGCCTTTGTTCAGGACGTTTATAAAAATCGTTATTCAAACTGGGATGAATTGCTGGCTTATTGCGCGCTTTCTGCAGCCCCGGTCGGGCATTTCTTTCTCGATCTTTATGGTGAACGCGATTGGCGTGCCAAACACGCGGTCGATGCGTTGTGCGCGGCCTTGCAAATTCTCAATCATCTTCAAGATTGCGGGGATGATTATAAAACGCTGGATCGCGTCTATATCCCGGAACCCTGGTTTTCGGACGAATGCGTTTCTGTGGCGGCCCTTGGAGAAGATCGGTCAACGCCCGGGCTCAAAAAGGTTTTTGATCGCGTTTTGATAGACGTAGAGGCCTTGCTTGATGATGCCATGGTTTTGCCCCGTGTTGTGAAGGGGCGGCGTCTTGCGATGGAGGCCGGCGTTTTTGTGGCCGTCGGCCGTGGGCTTGTCTGGATGCTTATGCGCAAAGACCCCCTTTCCCAAAGGGTGGCCCTGTCGCGCATTGGGTTTGGGCTGGCGGTTGTGTTTGGCGGGCTTTGGGGTTTGATCGCAAATTGCCGTAAAATTCAATAA